The genomic region CGCACGTATTTTAAGGAGAGAAAGTTATTGAATTCTTTGAAAGGTTTTATTATTTTCGCCAGCAATGTCAGAGATTCTAAAAGTAAAAAACCTGGTTAAAACTTTTGGAGGCCTAACCGCGGTAAAAAACCTTTCTTTTAGTATCAAAAAAGGGCTTATCACCGCTCTTATCGGCCCCAACGGTTCGGGAAAAACCACTACTTTTAACATGATTTCCGGGCACTTAAGGCCTACTAGTGGGGAAATTTATTTTGAAAATACCCGCATTGATAATTTACCTCCGTATAAAATCGCCCGCCTGGGGATTGCGCGGACCTTTCAAAATCTTGAAATTTTCAGTCATTTAACCACTCTAGAAAATGTCCTTTTAGCGATAAATAGCCGTTTAAAAGTTTTTTTATGGGAAACAGTTGTAAGAGCTCCGTCTTTTTTCCATAAAGAAAGGCTAGCCAGGCAAAAAGCCCTGGAATACTTAAAAATGTTTAACCTGGAGAGCTGGGCGGAAACACCGGCGGCGAGCCTTCCCTTTGGGCTTCAGCGCTATCTGGAAATAGCACGAGCGCTCGCCACCCACCCTACCCTTCTTCTTTTAGACGAAGCCGCCTCCGGCCTTGACGCCAGAGAAAAAGATCTGCTTAAAGAAAGAATAATAGCCCTAAAACAAGAGGGCATCACTATACTGCTAGTGGAACACGACATGAACCTGGTTATGGATCTAGCTGACGAAGTAATTGTGCTTGATATGGGTAGAAAGATTGCCCAGGGAACCCCAAGAGAAATTCAACGTAACCCTGAAGTTATTGCCGTTTATCTGGGAGAGGGATAATGCTTACGGTACGGAACTTGGTTACCTGTTATGGCCCAATTAAGGCTCTGAAAAATATATCTCTTCACGTATCAAAGGGAGAAATTGTCTGCCTCATTGGTGCTAACGGTGCCGGCAAAACCACTCTTATGCTTTCTATCATGGGCATTGTCAAACCCTCTTCAGGGGAGATTCTCTTTGAAGATAAACCTATTCACAAATTGCCAACCCCGAGTATTGTAGCTCGCGGCATAAGCCTTGTGCCTGAAGGCCGCCAGATCTTTTATCCTTTAACCGTTGAAGAAAATTTAGAACTCGGCGCTTATCACCGCTACAAAAAAGAACCTAAAGAAAGT from Thermodesulfatator indicus DSM 15286 harbors:
- a CDS encoding ABC transporter ATP-binding protein gives rise to the protein MSEILKVKNLVKTFGGLTAVKNLSFSIKKGLITALIGPNGSGKTTTFNMISGHLRPTSGEIYFENTRIDNLPPYKIARLGIARTFQNLEIFSHLTTLENVLLAINSRLKVFLWETVVRAPSFFHKERLARQKALEYLKMFNLESWAETPAASLPFGLQRYLEIARALATHPTLLLLDEAASGLDAREKDLLKERIIALKQEGITILLVEHDMNLVMDLADEVIVLDMGRKIAQGTPREIQRNPEVIAVYLGEG